From a single Alkalihalophilus pseudofirmus genomic region:
- a CDS encoding copper amine oxidase N-terminal domain-containing protein encodes MPNFKRVFIITLLMSLLSTTFLPYMNQNASAANLIPTGLYSKDLSIIIDGESFATTDPVLISNGMTLLPMRAIFEALDAQVLWNKEHQRATAIREGKTIELIINQETATVNNERFPLVAPSIMHKNRTYVPLRFVSEQFGGLVSYSHEAQTVTIRTPKEKEKENVVTKPFTLHLNNQRLNMDQPPIIRNGRTYIPAKYFTNHIEQSMEQWISPTVMDLQIQGLVFTFESGKPNILVNQEPTDSTDTPFMIGNDMYVPVHFIVNALGGSLRFRSETNEIYIYLNQFMFFSDFLPKQEGPLGVPALIPEAAATGNRQLLISDNPETLRPNVVPKSSVTLSEHVVTSEQARTDHRVFGWHVNELGKIVHLGITIENTGQSAITLPASTGYTKKSNNTWVNYDVGLPIADAVLHNRLQQKTSQGTTVNPGKTALIDSFTLHPDYIIGFLNDLTVEGTNASYTIRTVLSEEAGALTAIHDQPLPINERAAHPRGAWPHSTIEATFPVYSAGSAKTGYSISNRQTDHLLTADNSFSKTNGSVGNPGHFGMTYKVNVPIVNDTGTAQVVRMKATGRGGLYSGAIKINGDIHLIPTIKAAQEYVDLIDYVVMPGEDLIEIEVMHAGGASLPLALYIETIQ; translated from the coding sequence ATGCCGAACTTTAAGCGCGTTTTTATTATTACTTTGTTAATGTCCCTGCTTTCTACGACCTTTCTGCCTTATATGAATCAAAATGCATCTGCTGCAAATCTGATTCCTACAGGCCTTTATAGTAAAGATTTATCCATTATTATTGATGGAGAATCATTCGCAACCACTGATCCTGTTTTAATATCAAACGGGATGACCTTACTTCCGATGCGTGCCATTTTTGAAGCATTAGATGCCCAAGTGCTGTGGAATAAAGAACATCAACGGGCGACAGCGATACGTGAAGGGAAAACGATTGAACTCATCATTAATCAAGAGACAGCTACAGTGAATAATGAGAGGTTTCCGCTCGTAGCCCCATCAATCATGCACAAAAACCGTACCTATGTACCGCTGCGCTTTGTCAGTGAACAATTTGGTGGTCTCGTATCGTACAGTCACGAGGCTCAAACGGTAACCATCCGTACACCTAAAGAAAAGGAGAAAGAGAATGTCGTAACAAAGCCTTTTACTCTTCATCTTAACAATCAACGCTTGAATATGGATCAGCCGCCAATCATCCGAAATGGCCGTACCTATATTCCAGCAAAGTATTTTACAAACCACATCGAGCAGTCGATGGAACAATGGATCAGCCCGACTGTAATGGATTTACAAATTCAAGGGCTCGTTTTCACTTTTGAAAGCGGTAAACCTAATATCCTTGTCAATCAAGAGCCGACAGATTCAACCGATACTCCATTTATGATCGGAAATGATATGTATGTGCCCGTTCATTTTATTGTTAATGCTTTAGGAGGCAGCTTACGTTTCCGTTCTGAAACAAATGAGATTTACATTTACTTAAACCAATTCATGTTTTTCAGTGACTTCCTGCCAAAGCAAGAAGGACCTCTAGGGGTCCCAGCTCTTATACCTGAGGCAGCAGCAACCGGAAACCGGCAATTGTTGATTAGCGACAACCCAGAAACATTACGTCCTAATGTCGTTCCAAAATCCTCGGTTACACTATCAGAGCATGTGGTTACTTCAGAACAAGCTCGAACAGATCACCGCGTCTTTGGATGGCATGTAAATGAGTTAGGGAAAATTGTACACTTAGGAATTACAATTGAAAATACAGGCCAGTCTGCGATCACCCTTCCAGCTTCAACTGGTTACACTAAAAAGAGTAATAATACATGGGTCAACTACGATGTCGGTCTTCCTATTGCCGATGCTGTGTTGCATAACAGACTTCAGCAAAAGACAAGCCAAGGCACGACCGTTAATCCAGGTAAGACAGCCTTAATCGATTCATTCACCCTGCACCCAGACTATATTATCGGCTTCTTAAATGATCTAACAGTAGAAGGGACGAATGCTTCCTATACAATTCGTACCGTGTTAAGCGAGGAAGCTGGTGCATTAACAGCTATTCATGACCAGCCGCTTCCTATTAACGAGAGAGCTGCTCATCCGAGAGGAGCTTGGCCTCATTCAACGATTGAAGCGACATTCCCTGTTTATTCTGCCGGCTCTGCTAAAACAGGCTACAGTATCTCTAATCGCCAAACAGATCATTTATTGACGGCCGACAATTCTTTTTCAAAAACGAACGGATCAGTAGGCAACCCTGGTCACTTCGGGATGACTTATAAAGTAAATGTACCGATCGTAAACGATACTGGCACTGCTCAAGTGGTACGCATGAAAGCGACTGGGCGAGGTGGCTTATACAGCGGAGCAATTAAAATCAATGGAGACATCCATCTTATCCCTACTATTAAAGCAGCTCAAGAATATGTAGATTTAATTGATTATGTTGTGATGCCTGGTGAAGATTTAATTGAAATTGAAGTAATGCATGCAGGCGGAGCTTCCTTGCCTCTTGCCCTTTATATCGAAACAATCCAATAG
- a CDS encoding 5'-nucleotidase C-terminal domain-containing protein: MMNGKWLKSMLATLLILASCFSFSGLALADDSDSVTLDIVHTNDMHAKIANFGKISAYIDEKRAESSNFLYLDAGDIFSGNPVVDLQDGEPIIALLNEMGLDAMAIGNHEFDYGQEAFQERVEQSNFPWLSANTEVVDETIAIEQPEPYEIFELEDVTVGVLGLTQTPPATAPAGIVGLDFHDPVATALQYEYVADEVDVFVALTHIGYNEDQRLAKEVDFFDVIIGGHSHTTLEEPVVVNGTSIAQTGGDANNIGNLEITYNKQTDEVTVTGGLQKVSELEAVNAEVDAMVKAYEAEAEELLGEVIGHTTTGLTRDGRYQGDAPLGNFWMDSILHSVPSADISLTNGGGIRASIEPGDITAGDIYTVEPFGNIITIKEMTGAALKDVIEYSYSWRDTNQIDLQTAGLNYTIYVDEDNEFVDAELFVDGEPIDPAATYTVALNNFIATGGDGYNFEGEMIQEDAGYVTNAMIAYARHLMETEGVIDYEVEGRIQVKSADELPGTPEEPAPSFSDVPESHWAFDYIESLTAKEVIFGYPDGTFKPSSNITRAHFTALLVRALDLDAGEAAENPFTDVTEAQSADVLAAYEAGIVSGITETTFAPNALITREQMVTMLMRAYEYETDTTIDVEADLSFEDASSISPYAQAYVQYATDLGIISGTADGKLFEPKGAATRAQAATVLYFYGELNE, translated from the coding sequence ATGATGAACGGAAAATGGTTGAAAAGCATGCTGGCAACTCTATTAATATTAGCTTCTTGCTTCTCTTTCAGCGGACTTGCTCTTGCTGATGATTCTGACTCAGTGACGCTTGACATTGTGCATACAAATGATATGCATGCAAAGATTGCTAACTTCGGTAAGATTAGCGCGTACATAGACGAGAAGCGCGCTGAGTCTAGTAATTTCTTATACTTAGATGCAGGTGATATTTTCAGCGGCAACCCTGTTGTTGACCTGCAAGACGGTGAGCCGATTATTGCTCTCTTAAATGAAATGGGCCTTGATGCGATGGCTATCGGAAACCACGAATTTGATTACGGTCAAGAGGCGTTTCAAGAGCGTGTAGAACAATCAAACTTCCCTTGGTTAAGTGCCAACACAGAAGTGGTTGATGAAACAATTGCAATTGAGCAGCCTGAGCCTTATGAAATTTTCGAACTTGAAGATGTGACAGTAGGTGTTCTAGGTTTAACTCAGACACCTCCAGCAACTGCACCTGCAGGGATTGTCGGACTTGATTTCCATGATCCAGTAGCAACAGCCCTACAATATGAGTATGTTGCAGATGAAGTTGACGTATTTGTAGCTTTAACACATATCGGCTATAACGAAGATCAACGCTTAGCTAAAGAAGTTGACTTTTTCGATGTCATTATCGGCGGCCACTCTCATACAACACTTGAAGAGCCGGTTGTTGTTAATGGAACGTCGATCGCTCAAACAGGCGGCGACGCAAATAATATTGGAAACCTAGAGATTACGTATAACAAACAAACAGATGAAGTAACAGTAACTGGCGGATTGCAAAAAGTATCAGAGCTTGAAGCAGTAAACGCTGAAGTTGATGCAATGGTTAAAGCGTATGAAGCGGAAGCAGAAGAACTTCTAGGTGAAGTCATCGGTCACACAACAACTGGTTTAACACGTGATGGTCGTTACCAAGGCGATGCACCTCTAGGTAACTTCTGGATGGATTCAATCCTGCACAGCGTTCCTAGTGCTGACATCTCTTTAACTAACGGCGGGGGCATCCGTGCAAGCATTGAACCAGGTGATATTACTGCTGGTGACATCTACACAGTTGAGCCGTTTGGCAACATTATTACGATAAAAGAAATGACCGGAGCAGCTCTAAAAGATGTCATTGAATACTCTTACAGCTGGCGAGACACAAATCAAATTGACCTCCAGACTGCAGGTCTTAACTACACGATTTATGTAGATGAAGATAATGAATTTGTTGATGCAGAACTATTCGTTGACGGCGAGCCAATTGACCCCGCTGCAACATATACTGTAGCTTTAAATAACTTCATCGCAACAGGCGGTGACGGTTATAACTTTGAAGGTGAAATGATCCAAGAGGACGCTGGATATGTGACAAATGCGATGATCGCTTACGCTCGTCACTTAATGGAGACAGAAGGCGTTATTGATTATGAGGTAGAAGGACGTATTCAAGTGAAATCAGCTGACGAGCTTCCTGGTACACCTGAAGAGCCAGCTCCATCATTCTCTGATGTTCCAGAGAGCCATTGGGCATTTGATTATATCGAGAGCCTAACTGCTAAAGAAGTGATCTTCGGCTACCCAGATGGAACATTCAAGCCAAGCAGCAATATTACACGTGCACACTTTACGGCACTTCTTGTTCGTGCACTTGATCTAGACGCTGGTGAGGCGGCTGAAAATCCATTTACAGATGTAACAGAAGCTCAATCAGCTGATGTGCTGGCTGCTTATGAAGCTGGAATTGTAAGTGGTATTACGGAAACAACATTTGCTCCGAACGCTTTAATTACCCGTGAGCAAATGGTTACAATGTTAATGCGTGCTTATGAGTATGAGACGGATACAACAATTGATGTAGAAGCAGACTTAAGCTTTGAAGATGCTTCATCAATCAGCCCATACGCTCAAGCTTATGTTCAATATGCAACCGATCTTGGTATCATCTCTGGTACTGCAGATGGAAAACTATTCGAACCTAAAGGTGCAGCAACTCGTGCACAAGCAGCAACTGTTCTTTACTTCTATGGTGAGCTGAACGAATAA
- a CDS encoding CotH kinase family protein: protein MYKDLPRGTKLSITYSVKKAFILYMESIEWDEDAYNSDEFLRFWRQYSDESAQWTNEVDQTLLENSEFQEDLTKKVNEIIKKIFETAPTEDQMNKIDELVQKLGIEDVDYSCQAEADYHIERLSKQA from the coding sequence ATGTACAAAGATCTGCCACGCGGCACTAAATTAAGTATTACATATTCGGTTAAAAAAGCATTCATCCTTTATATGGAGAGCATCGAGTGGGATGAAGATGCGTATAACAGTGATGAGTTTCTAAGGTTCTGGCGCCAGTATTCAGATGAGAGCGCACAATGGACAAATGAAGTAGACCAAACTTTGCTTGAAAACTCTGAGTTTCAAGAGGATCTAACGAAGAAGGTCAATGAGATCATCAAAAAGATCTTTGAAACGGCTCCGACTGAAGATCAGATGAATAAAATTGATGAGCTCGTTCAAAAGCTGGGAATTGAAGATGTGGATTACAGCTGCCAGGCTGAAGCTGATTATCATATTGAACGCTTAAGCAAACAAGCATAA
- a CDS encoding peptidoglycan-binding protein, whose amino-acid sequence MKKVLVTSVVAAGLFFAAPQMADAALGDQTLRVGMNHTDVTELQEALKSKGYFTFDRATGYYGSITADAVRKFQASNGLKVDGIAGPQTFAALKANGSTVVAASSSNTSSATLRTGARGAAVTNLQQQLRNHGHFSSAVDGVFGPLTERAVRSFQSARGLSVDGIAGPQTFSALGQAVSGSTTQAATSTTLRQGTRSAEVTRLQDRLRQLGYFNSNSTGYYGTVTTESVRRFQAVNKLQVDGVAGPQTLSRLHGSNAAAASTASETVSASSSNSSIGSSIISSANRYIGTPYRYGGTTTAGFDCSGFIQRVFSDVGISVPRTALQQWNSGTTVAAPSVGDIVFFATVNSGPSHNGIYIGNNQFIHSGSSTGVTVTSMSNSYWSSRYLGAKRIH is encoded by the coding sequence ATGAAAAAAGTATTAGTGACATCGGTAGTGGCTGCAGGATTATTTTTTGCTGCCCCGCAAATGGCAGATGCAGCACTCGGAGATCAAACTTTACGTGTTGGCATGAATCACACGGACGTAACAGAGCTTCAAGAAGCACTAAAATCTAAAGGCTATTTCACATTCGACCGTGCAACAGGTTACTACGGTTCTATTACAGCGGATGCTGTTCGAAAATTCCAAGCATCAAACGGATTAAAAGTAGACGGAATTGCTGGCCCGCAAACATTTGCAGCACTTAAAGCAAACGGGAGCACAGTGGTGGCAGCATCTAGTTCAAATACAAGTTCAGCTACTTTACGTACTGGTGCAAGAGGGGCAGCTGTAACAAACCTTCAGCAGCAGCTTCGTAATCACGGACACTTCAGCTCAGCAGTAGACGGGGTATTCGGTCCATTAACAGAGCGTGCGGTTCGCAGCTTCCAAAGTGCGAGAGGATTAAGCGTAGACGGGATCGCTGGTCCACAGACATTCTCAGCTTTAGGACAAGCAGTATCAGGTTCAACGACACAAGCGGCAACATCTACTACTTTACGTCAAGGAACACGCAGTGCAGAGGTTACTAGATTACAAGACCGCCTTCGTCAGCTAGGTTACTTTAACTCAAACTCAACAGGCTATTACGGCACAGTAACGACTGAGTCAGTACGTCGTTTCCAAGCGGTGAACAAGCTTCAAGTAGATGGTGTAGCCGGCCCGCAAACATTATCAAGACTACACGGATCAAACGCAGCAGCAGCAAGTACTGCATCTGAGACAGTAAGCGCGTCTTCAAGCAACAGCTCAATCGGTTCAAGTATTATCTCAAGTGCAAATCGCTACATTGGAACCCCTTATCGTTACGGCGGTACAACAACAGCTGGATTTGATTGCAGTGGGTTTATCCAACGTGTATTCAGTGATGTAGGCATATCTGTACCACGTACAGCCTTACAGCAATGGAACTCAGGCACAACAGTGGCAGCACCAAGTGTTGGAGATATTGTCTTCTTCGCAACAGTGAACAGCGGCCCATCTCACAACGGAATCTACATTGGAAACAACCAGTTCATCCACAGTGGTTCATCTACTGGGGTAACAGTTACAAGCATGAGCAACAGCTACTGGAGCTCACGTTACTTAGGCGCAAAGCGTATTCATTAA
- a CDS encoding copper amine oxidase N-terminal domain-containing protein — protein MTYNKFVKWVLLLSIVSVFLLLPPQADAASSVTIKGGQITEGRTLVPLRAIFEEIGATVHYENKTKKITATKDGRTILLTVGSRHTYINGQHNLIDVPAKVVNGQTLVPLRFISESFGGSVRWDQQQYKAFISLPDKTITVEVTRPFVQPSKSELRNFLKKAANAQFNLGDQQYYTRAQIDARLSPYFTKSFIDNFLHYRWEYDVINGERYYYFYGSDDLYLYVESEFFFNWDYRTKVNYTQNQSNYIITLSENVPAGDIGIYYWEPFTYRIQLVKGIYSTDGYKINAISY, from the coding sequence TTGACCTATAACAAGTTTGTTAAATGGGTACTTTTACTTTCGATAGTCAGTGTATTTCTATTGTTGCCGCCTCAAGCAGATGCAGCAAGCTCTGTAACGATTAAAGGGGGGCAGATTACAGAAGGAAGGACGCTCGTCCCTCTTAGAGCAATCTTTGAAGAAATTGGAGCAACCGTTCATTATGAAAACAAAACAAAAAAAATTACAGCAACAAAGGATGGTCGTACCATACTTTTAACAGTAGGCTCAAGACACACATACATTAACGGCCAGCACAATCTGATTGATGTTCCAGCAAAAGTGGTAAATGGCCAAACGCTCGTACCACTTCGTTTTATCAGCGAGAGCTTTGGAGGCAGTGTACGCTGGGATCAACAGCAGTACAAAGCGTTTATCTCCCTGCCTGATAAAACGATTACAGTGGAGGTTACAAGACCCTTTGTCCAGCCCTCAAAGAGTGAGCTAAGAAATTTTCTGAAGAAGGCTGCTAATGCACAGTTTAATCTTGGGGATCAGCAGTATTATACGAGAGCTCAAATTGATGCCCGGCTATCACCTTACTTTACGAAGAGTTTCATCGATAATTTTCTTCATTACAGATGGGAATATGACGTGATCAACGGGGAAAGGTATTATTATTTTTACGGTAGTGATGACTTGTATCTTTATGTTGAGAGTGAGTTCTTTTTTAACTGGGATTATCGCACGAAAGTAAATTATACTCAAAATCAATCAAACTATATCATTACTCTTTCTGAAAACGTTCCTGCAGGTGATATCGGTATATATTACTGGGAGCCTTTCACATATCGAATACAATTAGTAAAAGGTATATATAGCACCGACGGTTACAAAATTAATGCTATTAGTTATTAA
- a CDS encoding S-layer homology domain-containing protein, which yields MKKQLISIAAAAMLFSLVPMTQAAEPAFSDIEQSYSKKEIQALVEADIIAGYPDGTFGPKKEITRAEFARMLAHVLDLPANEPASNTFNDVPVWAAPEIGALVEAGVVYGLSEKTFGSNEHITREDMMTMIIRGIGYDDFATFLSQHSGFKDFNQISEYAYNQVGLASSIRLARGTEKGYFLPDESAERQAAVRWIYEIMFEAKQYERNLVELLIPRVYGGGNIVDIIWHENDKVEIQLFEQPTRVVELDELLEELHGTLQYFYLSRQYGHDWIEYSSEEKKEYVGKMVAFWEADYSFFRVTDNNEVLVPPLVTHLNSFFNEDNLYYSIGEKLENYALENGYIVRTE from the coding sequence ATGAAAAAACAATTGATATCAATCGCTGCAGCAGCAATGCTTTTTAGCCTCGTACCTATGACACAAGCCGCCGAGCCAGCCTTTTCAGATATTGAACAATCATATTCTAAAAAAGAGATCCAAGCATTAGTTGAGGCTGATATAATTGCTGGATATCCAGACGGAACATTCGGACCGAAAAAAGAAATTACACGGGCAGAGTTTGCAAGAATGCTTGCTCATGTACTTGACTTGCCTGCAAATGAACCTGCCTCAAACACTTTTAATGACGTTCCTGTATGGGCTGCCCCAGAAATTGGCGCACTCGTTGAAGCGGGTGTCGTTTATGGTCTGTCGGAGAAGACATTTGGCTCAAATGAACATATTACACGCGAAGATATGATGACGATGATTATTCGTGGTATAGGATATGATGACTTTGCAACATTCTTAAGCCAGCATTCGGGGTTTAAGGACTTCAATCAAATTTCTGAATATGCCTATAATCAAGTTGGACTTGCCTCAAGCATCCGCTTAGCAAGAGGAACAGAAAAAGGCTACTTCCTTCCAGACGAATCAGCTGAGCGGCAAGCAGCCGTTCGTTGGATCTATGAAATCATGTTTGAAGCCAAACAATATGAACGAAACTTAGTTGAGCTATTAATCCCACGCGTTTATGGCGGAGGAAATATAGTAGATATTATTTGGCACGAGAACGATAAAGTAGAAATACAGTTGTTTGAACAGCCAACCCGCGTTGTAGAACTCGATGAGCTATTAGAAGAGCTTCACGGAACATTGCAGTACTTCTATTTATCAAGACAATACGGCCACGATTGGATTGAATATTCCAGTGAAGAAAAGAAGGAATATGTAGGTAAGATGGTCGCATTTTGGGAAGCGGATTACAGCTTCTTCCGTGTAACAGATAATAACGAAGTTCTGGTACCCCCATTAGTGACTCATCTTAACTCCTTCTTTAATGAAGATAATCTTTACTATTCAATCGGCGAAAAGCTTGAGAACTATGCATTAGAGAACGGATATATTGTACGAACAGAATAA
- a CDS encoding copper amine oxidase N-terminal domain-containing protein: MKRLVIWTMLVACLAMIFSPLQAAAKSNVKVMVDGHVVELDVPATIKEGRTLVPVRGVFELLGLDVAWNQQQRTAEITGDNNLVKLTLGNQTAVVNGQTAQLDVPVSMVDNRLLIPLRFVAEQFEYGVDWNQASRTVHVTSAPGVVVQDVEEFLKAALEADLNSYSADMKLWQVMNVDGEEFVMDMEMKMDVVMDPIGFYQYMAMTMEELGGESIVSEAYLTEEGYYVSEMGQWIKYDDDMVEEILQLSQMQMDPMYQYELLLDYAENVSVIENKDTYMMSFSITGSGFNELLNELLGGIDLGIPEEELEMIGLLFENFDISISTTFDKETLFPLSQQMTSELEVSIEGETMHLTQKVDGTYSNFNEIEKITIPQEVIDSAISFDDYIGQWDLEEEVYDEAS; this comes from the coding sequence GTGAAACGTTTGGTCATTTGGACAATGCTGGTTGCGTGCTTAGCAATGATCTTTTCTCCATTGCAAGCAGCTGCGAAGTCCAATGTGAAAGTAATGGTTGATGGACATGTGGTGGAGCTGGATGTACCAGCTACGATTAAAGAGGGACGTACACTTGTGCCTGTGCGTGGAGTGTTTGAGCTGCTAGGATTAGATGTAGCTTGGAATCAACAACAGCGTACAGCTGAAATAACAGGTGATAACAATTTGGTCAAATTAACATTAGGTAATCAAACAGCTGTCGTAAACGGGCAAACTGCTCAGCTGGATGTGCCGGTCAGCATGGTTGATAACCGTTTGCTTATTCCATTGCGCTTTGTTGCAGAGCAATTTGAATACGGCGTGGATTGGAATCAAGCATCACGCACGGTTCACGTGACCTCAGCACCCGGAGTTGTTGTTCAGGATGTAGAAGAATTTCTTAAGGCAGCACTTGAAGCGGATCTGAACAGCTACTCAGCCGATATGAAGCTTTGGCAGGTTATGAATGTAGATGGGGAAGAGTTCGTCATGGACATGGAGATGAAAATGGACGTTGTAATGGATCCCATTGGATTTTATCAATACATGGCTATGACGATGGAAGAGCTTGGCGGAGAATCTATTGTATCTGAGGCTTATTTAACCGAAGAAGGCTATTATGTATCTGAAATGGGCCAGTGGATTAAATACGATGATGACATGGTAGAAGAAATCTTACAGCTTAGCCAAATGCAGATGGACCCAATGTATCAATACGAGCTCCTGCTTGATTATGCAGAGAACGTGAGTGTGATTGAAAATAAAGATACGTATATGATGAGCTTCTCGATTACAGGTTCAGGGTTTAATGAATTATTAAATGAATTGCTGGGCGGTATAGATCTTGGTATTCCGGAAGAAGAATTAGAAATGATTGGTCTTCTGTTTGAGAACTTCGATATTTCTATCAGTACGACATTTGATAAAGAAACTCTCTTCCCGCTTTCACAGCAAATGACGTCTGAACTAGAAGTATCAATCGAAGGCGAAACGATGCATTTAACTCAAAAAGTCGATGGCACTTACTCAAACTTTAACGAAATTGAGAAAATTACAATTCCGCAAGAAGTCATTGACTCAGCAATTTCCTTTGATGATTATATCGGGCAGTGGGATTTAGAAGAAGAAGTGTATGATGAAGCAAGTTAA
- a CDS encoding serine hydrolase, translating to MRKYITALSVLLAFFLVFQDEAKANVHPGVFLEEKKLSFDVQPTIISGVTFIELRGLCNALSYNLGWNQGSRTASCSTSGKNFSFSINDAFYTYNGTRTAFTNRPTIINGRTMISLREVSQVFSYNVTWLQFSKEILLMRPHVSDEVRGRMADDFLKRLHANNQFNGAALVAKQNQIITENGYGKADIEGGVANTTDTKFAIASITKGFTGTAIMQLQEEGKLKVTDKLSQHFPHLPYADKITIHQLLTHTAGLPWEKDRDFAQIELIYTPGTNQRYSNVGYLLLGELIEKASGLTFADYMNQRVFNKLGMDNSGYDINSSSAGIRAKGYSYENGRLVPVNRDFTLRGASGSLYSSAKDLYRLDQALYNNELMERSTMHSMLTAHSGNWGYGWQVYPLNTGRVTQLTGSTVGFTSHIKRNEGRKYVIVLLSNHADPDIHVIGSTIETIIR from the coding sequence TTGAGAAAATATATTACGGCTTTATCTGTTTTATTGGCATTTTTCCTAGTGTTTCAAGACGAAGCGAAAGCGAATGTGCATCCTGGGGTTTTCTTAGAGGAGAAGAAGTTATCTTTTGATGTTCAGCCTACGATTATCAGTGGTGTGACTTTCATCGAATTACGCGGGTTATGTAATGCGCTTTCTTATAATTTGGGCTGGAATCAAGGCTCTCGTACAGCATCATGTTCTACGTCTGGCAAGAATTTCTCATTTTCAATCAATGATGCGTTCTATACATATAATGGAACACGAACAGCTTTCACTAACCGCCCAACGATCATTAACGGACGTACAATGATTTCTTTACGTGAAGTGTCTCAGGTGTTTTCTTATAATGTAACTTGGCTGCAATTTTCAAAAGAAATTCTTCTTATGCGTCCTCATGTTTCAGATGAAGTAAGAGGAAGAATGGCTGATGATTTCTTAAAAAGACTGCATGCAAACAATCAATTTAACGGCGCGGCTTTAGTTGCTAAGCAGAACCAGATTATCACCGAAAACGGATATGGAAAAGCAGATATTGAGGGTGGGGTCGCAAATACAACGGACACGAAATTTGCGATTGCTTCAATAACAAAAGGGTTTACAGGAACAGCAATCATGCAGCTTCAAGAGGAAGGAAAGCTTAAAGTAACGGACAAATTAAGCCAACACTTCCCGCATCTGCCGTATGCTGATAAGATCACAATCCACCAGCTTCTCACGCATACTGCAGGGCTGCCTTGGGAGAAGGATCGTGATTTTGCCCAGATTGAGTTAATTTATACACCAGGAACCAACCAACGATACAGTAATGTTGGATACCTATTATTAGGTGAACTTATTGAGAAAGCGTCTGGTTTAACGTTTGCAGATTACATGAACCAAAGAGTTTTCAACAAACTTGGGATGGATAACTCAGGTTATGATATTAATTCAAGTTCGGCTGGCATAAGAGCAAAAGGATACAGCTATGAAAACGGAAGACTTGTTCCAGTAAATCGTGATTTCACGTTACGTGGGGCATCGGGTTCGTTGTATTCTTCCGCTAAAGACTTATATCGATTAGATCAAGCGTTGTACAACAATGAGCTGATGGAGCGGTCTACGATGCACTCCATGTTGACTGCTCACTCTGGGAACTGGGGATATGGCTGGCAGGTTTATCCTCTCAATACAGGAAGAGTAACACAGCTGACAGGGTCAACGGTTGGATTTACTAGTCATATCAAACGAAATGAAGGACGCAAATACGTTATTGTTCTTCTTAGTAACCATGCAGATCCGGATATTCATGTGATTGGATCTACTATTGAAACGATTATTAGATAA